One window of the Triticum dicoccoides isolate Atlit2015 ecotype Zavitan chromosome 3B, WEW_v2.0, whole genome shotgun sequence genome contains the following:
- the LOC119275182 gene encoding acyl transferase 7-like, translated as MAAVNKSVDRLAQRLVAPAEPTPVGPLRLSWLDRYPTQMALIESLHVFKPAPDGGNDAGPARTIERAMAQALVQYYPLAGRLGFTEEGGLLQVDCGGEGSGVWFTEAAAGCALEDVEYLEHPMMIAKDELLPPTPAQEQDERKLVLLVQVTTFACGGFVVGFRFSHAVSDGPGAAQFMAAVGELARGQSVEGLAVEPQWGREAIPDPAGAVVGSLPSPAGAKRLEYLAMDISADYINHFKSQYNSEHAGSWCSAFEVLVAKAWQSRTRAAGFEPDSTVHLCFAMNARPLLHASLPRASAGFYGNCYYIMRVSAPAGKVCGSSIPEVVKIIKDGKRRMPSEFARWATGEAGADGGEDPYQITSDYRTLLVSDWTRLGFAEVDYGWGLPAHVVPLTNLDYIATCILVKPWAHKPGARLITQCVTPDRVAAFHQGMLDMN; from the coding sequence ATGGCGGCCGTGAACAAGTCCGTCGACCGGCTGGCGCAGCGCCTGGTGGCGCCGGCCGAGCCCACGCCAGTCGGCCCGCTCCGCCTCTCCTGGCTCGACCGCTACCCCACCCAGATGGCGCTCATCGAGTCACTGCACGTCTTCAAGCCGGCCCCTGACGGCGGCAACGACGCTGGCCCGGCGAGGACCATCGAGCGGGCTATGGCGCAGGCCCTGGTGCAGTACTACCCGCTCGCGGGACGCCTGGGGTTCACGGAGGAAGGCGGGCTGCTGCAGGTCGACTGCGGTGGCGAGGGCAGCGGCGTCTGGTTCACGGAGGCCGCGGCCGGCTGCGCGCTCGAGGACGTGGAGTACCTGGAGCACCCCATGATGATCGCCAAGGACGAGCTGCTCCCGCCCACGCCCGCCCAGGAGCAGGACGAGCGCAAGCTTGTCCTGCTCGTCCAGGTTACCACCTTCGCGTGCGGCGGCTTCGTCGTCGGCTTCCGCTTCAGCCACGCCGTCTCCGACGGCCCCGGCGCCGCGCAGTTCATGGCCGCCGTCGGCGAGCTCGCCCGCGGCCAGAGCGTTGAAGGCCTGGCGGTGGAGCCGCAGTGGGGTCGCGAGGCGATCCCTGACCCGGCCGGTGCCGTCGTTGGCAGTCTGCCGAGCCCCGCGGGCGCCAAGCGGCTCGAGTACCTCGCCATGGACATCTCCGCGGACTACATCAACCACTTCAAGTCTCAGTACAACTCGGAGCACGCCGGATCGTGGTGCTCGGCGTTCGAGGTGTTGGTGGCGAAGGCATGGCAGAGCCGTACGCGCGCGGCCGGGTTCGAACCTGACTCGACCGTCCACCTCTGCTTCGCCATGAACGCGCGTCCCCTCCTGCACGCCTCGCTCCCGCGCGCCAGCGCCGGGTTCTACGGCAATTGCTACTACATCATGCGCGTCTCGGCGCCCGCGGGCAAGGTGTGCGGCTCCTCGATCCCGGAAGTGGTGAAGATCATCAAGGACGGGAAGAGGCGGATGCCGTCGGAGTTCGCGCGGTGGGCGACCGGGGAGGCCGGGGCCGACGGCGGCGAGGACCCGTACCAGATCACGTCGGACTACCGAACGCTGCTGGTGTCGGACTGGACGCGGCTCGGGTTCGCCGAGGTGGACTACGGCTGGGGCCTGCCGGCGCACGTCGTGCCCCTGACGAACCTGGACTACATCGCGACGTGCATCTTGGTGAAGCCGTGGGCGCACAAGCCAGGGGCGCGGCTCATCACCCAGTGCGTGACGCCCGACCGTGTCGCCGCCTTCCACCAAGGAATGCTCGACATGAACTGA